The genomic window tatatattttgagtacCATTGTAGTTTTTAAGCGGAATAAAGCACTACGGTaagtattaattgaaattacagaaatttatataaatgtaaacaaaaattgttaCCTCCTGTTTAATacgttgtataaatttttcaattccGCAGCGCCATGGCTAGCGAAGGTTTTTCACCACAGGAGATAGAAGCCCTCTGCCAAACACCTAGTCCTAATACAAAGGTGAGTTTTGAAGTATCAGTCACTATTGGCCTTTGACCTTTGTCAGGGTCAATTAACGCCGGTCAATTAgaccaaaaatttattactctttagtaataattatatagtatatttgtaCTTCTAAtgaaaatctaatatataccttataattataacaataatatccTTATATATCCATATTTTCAagattagtttaattttttctaaaatttatcatatattctTTTGATAAGAGGTAAGGTTaacaattatgtaatatactaagttaagataaaatataattcttcaGAAGCATTTCtcataagatatattttgatgaCAATACATGaactataattatttcctCCCAACGCTATTCCCaccacatattattatattatattccagGATTTTATGTTCCAACAAACCATGTATAGGATAAAGGATCCTCGTAAATCATTACCGTTTTACACCGGAGTCCTTGGGATGACACTATTGAAGCAATTGCATTTTCCCGAGATGAAATTCTCATTGTTCTTCATGGGTTACGAAAATCCTAATGAAATACCAAAAGATGAAAAGGAAAGAAGTCAGTGGGCTATGTCTAGAAAGGCCACATTGGAATTGACTTAGTAAGTGtaggaattatataaaaatctataggtatcacatttttttgtttctagaaattacatattttaaatataactgtgTAACTTTAAACATATAAGGATGGATTACAGAACTAAAAAATTCCCCAACTTTAATTAATCCAATTAATAGTATTACAAATGTAGGATTTTTTTGTCCTTTCTTCATAATTACTGAGcggatttttatgaaatttgaatcattttatcaattatagtAAAGATATTccataatcataataatgtcCCAGTTATAAAGacaatttatactttataaagacAGTTAATACTTTGTGAGTTCAATATAAGATCAGTAATTATATTGTAGTTACCACCagtttcaattaaacttaatacaGATAGTTTCctgttttatgtttgtatcGTTAATGTTTAAACTGTCGGTTTTCACTTTATTACAAACAGTATGTGCAAaggatttttattcaatattattcaagCACACATAAGTAGTAATTATAATGTGTTGCAACTTTCTagaatagtaaatttttatttaatattacagtaaTTGGGGCACGGAAAATGATAACACAGTTTATCACAACGGCAACTCAGATCCGAGAGGGTTCGGTCACATCGGTATACTTGTGCCCGATGTTGATGAAGCCTGTGAAcggtaatataattaatatatatgtattaatataatttatgtgtatgtatgtattgaaaatattactatgatGAATATTTCAGTTCGATATAAGGTTGTTCTTAattgtaaagtaaattatcTGTTTGTGATGGTAAAATGATCACTTTTCATATTTACGGATGTATACACGGTACATGTACTAAAATCGAttgaaatttgtatttctAATCTCTGAAACGATTTGACTGATTTTGATGGGATTGAACCGGTTCTCACTATCATACCTaggatacatttttattttttaacatatcaaCAATCAGTATATCATTTATACtgaaaacatatacatatttgaattaatgtaatttctttaataaattttttctttttatataatgtatagaataatttaaattgtaatttttatgtgcCATTAAAACCAATTACAGTTTCGAACAACAAGGTGTGAAATTCGTAAAGAGGCCTCAAGATGGAAAAATGAAAGGCCTCGCTTTCATACAGGACCCGGACGGTTACTGGATAGAAATATTCACTAATAAAGTTGTTtcgtaataaacatttactacaaacgaatttttttttaaatatattatatttataagccAAGTACCAACCCGCGTGTGCCTATCTAAGTGTTGTTATAatctatatgaataaaatattggattatgttgtgttttattttaacaaaagtttaagaacttctatatacttttatatatattgttatgtctCTGAATTCAAcgacaaacttttttttaaaatatggcttcattcgcactggaatcgttgAATAttatgccaatgtcaacgttatTAGTTGAACGAATGATAATCTTGAAAAGTGTTTAGAGaaaacacgaaggagtttgCCGAATGGAGACAAACTGTATAAAGCTTCGAAATCATTCCTCTTGTTAGTGAGCTCGTCTTCCATATAATAACATCTCTATAATGTCAAATTCACTGTCAGCTATGacaagaatttaaaaagtctttttttgacattggcaaaatatttaacgatTCTAGTGCGAATGAATTAATAGCCATAGGCCAAACGCAATCAAAGCTATAAGGGATAGAACAAGAAGAAAACCTGTCCAAaagcaaaagatttttttttctcttgaGGTGAAAATAGTATTTAGAACCAAGTTGAGGATTTTAAAAGTCGATTCAGGCCTTGCAGTCTGTGACAGCCGTGCTGATCGTTTCTTAACTGACTAGTTAAAACATAATACTGTGGCAACATTAAAACAACCACTAAAGCGgttaagacatttttttcgaatgagaaaatttgtataaatgaacacgttataaataaaatggacaTATTTGTGCTGAAAGCTCTTAAGAAACTTCTAAATTCAACAGTCAGAATATAACATGGGCATCATCTGACCTCAGTGCTGGTTTGATGGAGTTTTGGCTATGAAGCAGTGAGTGAGCCACATGTTTGTGAAAAAGGATCTAAACATTGATACAATTTTCTGATAATCTTACTAAGAAATTTCTCCAAAGAATCGAGAACTTCCTTTTGAAATCGGTTAAAAAGTAGCCTAACCTTACCTAATTCTGATAAGCCATTCTCGATatagaaaaaacattaaaaatttacaatattgatGTATGTATCGTGTATagtctaaaaaaattacgaattaaaatttacatacagtcacttaaattatttattaatatacctaCATGTTGCCTGTATATGGGTTCCAAGCCTTACATTAAACATCCATACTGGTTTTGACATTGAAGTAcctaataaagatatatatctaaaaactAAATAGGTATTTCATAGTGAAGAAGACAGGAGGAACGTGACAGTTTATGTATATAAGGGCTTCACCTTAAAACTTACAAGTTTCGCCACAGTTACATTAAGCTTAATAATggcttaatattaaatataaacgcgGCGACACagtcatattaatttaacgagACATTCTCAAACCAATACAGAAAAGTCCTAGGGCccctttcatatttttacctGAAAACGTATTTGTAAAACATGTAAACTAGAGGATAGTTTTATCAAAgcattaattgtattaatagaTCATAAATGTAAGCTATAGGAATTCGTGATTGTTTAACTTAAACAATATGTAATAAAGTCaccgaataaaaatatcaacacaATTCGACAGTTCcgattgatttatatttaatttgataacattGTAACACTAAAAACAtggtattaaaatagtttattagaTAATTACTCGCTGATAATTTGAACACGGTGGGTATGTAGTTTAccactcatatatataataaatcaattgagATTCCCCTCTTCATGATTCGTCAATACGATGAAGATTATCGTGTTCTGTGTGaccgttaaaattataacaggtCTTTCTGTTAATGTGAGTAATTCAAGGATTTGTTACAATCAAAGTGTTTTTCCTCACTAAGTACATATAGTTATGAAGTGTATACACAAGCTATAAACTTTACAAAAGAACTTTCGATAAACTTTACAAGAcctttatagaaatttttaaaataataagagaaAATCTActcatatagaaataaattaacaaagaaatttaatagaaaattcaaCGAAAATAACGACGTTATTTagatgataaaaatgtttatccaACTTATAAAATCTCTTTTCGTTCACATAAAATTCTCATCAGTAGTGtctccaataaaaatattagtggataaaataattaaaaatcagttTCTCTCTTAATAggtttataatacatacaatccATACAAGCGCTGGCTTATCCAAAGACATTCCTTTGTATTCGTACAAAGTAAATCTGATCAATAATCGAAATTTAAACGGTCAAAGGTCAAATAACtctgttttaataacaaaaaatagcaGGACTTTATAATACAGATAATCAGGATCATAAAAGTGCTGTAACACAGGATACACACCTAAATTTAGATGGAAATATCACTGACCTACGAAACGAAGATAAAACACTCGAAGAAGATATAGTGAATACAAATCTAATAAGACGgagtaatttgaaaaaaatatcaagtaaCGTCGGTTACGAAGACACTGTACCACTTAGTGGCTTAGAAAGATAACGTTATCTGAAATTATCACAAGCACCTTAcattcaaaactatttaacttattacTATGGTAACTATAACAGAAATGTGCCAGGCaatattacgaaaataaaagtaaaaatagtcgtttatataaaaaagatggATTAAAACTAGCAGATGTGGTCGGTACAGGGACAGGAAATCAAGATATGAATACTAGCGCACAGTcacattattcatataaatgttattcgGGCAATAATATGGATCGAGACAGGGATATCAAAGAAAGCAACAAGATTAATCAGATAGTTACTGGTGAAGTTAATACTTTGAGAGAAGAAAAACAAGAATCACCTTCCTCTGTTACTCTAGAAGAAGGCCGAGaagataataatgataaaactaGAATAGACAGTGGGAGTGctgaaacaaaagaaatggTAGCATGTAACACATTAGAAGTAGAAGAAAGTGGGACATTAAAAACGATACCATGCTCAGACTCATTAGCCCACTTAATACCCTTGGAAATAAAAGGACGAATAATATAGATATGAGGAGAAATACTTTAATGGAACCGAGATTAGGTAATGTTGATGCAAAACAAGTGGCTCCTATTCTCAATAGAGGTGTTTGTGCACACAAATGTTTAGCTATTTGCAATTAATTgacagatatttaatattaatatgaaatcaaaaacattaaaatttttaatttttatacagaaatataaatcGCTACTTCTATTGTTTCTTAGAACATAATAACATGTACATGTGTATAAAATCTTgaatgaagtattttttatcaaagcgTTATGAAATATTCGAAAAATTTTCAAtcaccttttttattttaaatgtaataaacattCTTAAATGACTATTTCaaaacgaaattttaaattttatcgctAATTTCTACTGAGGGTGAAAAGCTAAGGGGAGATAATATATCATATGAAAAAGCATGTCGTGGGAAGAATACTTGCTGGGCTTAGAGGTGGCATTGCACAAGTCTGAGGCCATCTGTTTCCATGGGCCAAGGATGAAGCCGCCTTCGGGGTCCAGCATCACAGTAGGCGGAGTCTCCATCGCTGTCGAGTCGACAATGAAGTACCTTGGACTAATCCTCGACAGTCGGTGAAACTTCGGGCCGCACTTTACACGGCTTGCCCCTAGGTTGTTAGTCACCGCTTCTGCACTCTCGCGCTTGCTGCCCAACCTGGGGGGGCCCGAATGCTCATGCCGGAAACTCTACATGGGGGTCTTACGGTCGATGGCTCTATACGCTGCGCCCGTGTGGGCAGAGGCCCTGACGGCCCGCAACGTCGCTGCGCTGCGAAGGCCGCAGCGCGTGATGGCTATTAGGGTCATAAGAGGGTACCGTACAACCTCCTTTGAGGCAGCGAGCCTCCTAGCCGGATCCCCCCCTGGGACCTCGAAGCAAAGCTCCTCACGTCGCTCTATTGGTGGCGCGGAGAGGCGGTCGAGCGAGGCGAACGCCTGATGCCTCGACAGATTGAAGCACGGAGGGTGGAGCCCCGCCAGGTCCTAGTGGCAGAGTGGCAGACGCGCTTAGCGCAACCCACGGCCGGTCACGCCGCTGTAGCTGCGGTAAGGCCTGTTCTCGAGAGGTGGCTCAATAGGAGCCACGGCGCCCCCAGCTTCCGGCTGACGCAGGTACTCACCGGACACGGGTGTTTCGGGAAGTACCTTTGTCGTATAGGCCGGGAGCAGACGTCCCAGTGCCACCATTGTGGTGACGGCCGCAATGATACGGCGCTGCATACGTTGGCGGAGTGCCCAGCTTGGGCCGAGCAGCGCCGTGACTTGGTCGCGGCTATAGGTGATGCGGGAAATCTCTCGCTTCCGACTGTAGTGTCTGCTATGGTAGGGAGCGAGTCAGGGTGGTGTGCCGTCGCCACCTTTTGCGAGGCTGTGATGCTCGCAAAGGAGGCGgcggaaagagagagagaggctGCCTTCTCTCTCCCCTCCCGCAGCAGACACATTGGGCGCCGAAGGGTGGCCGAATTCCGGCCACCGTAGAGCGCGGCCTGTGGACGGCGGATTCGGGGCATCGTGTCGTCCGAACAGTTGCAGGCTTCGAGGCGGCGGCGTGTGTCCCGCGCGCGCCTCATAGTTGAGTCCTGTGGCCGGGTGACGGCCGCAGAGTGGCTGACGGGGCCCACCTAACCATCTGGTGGGTCAATACTTGTCGGGGGGGTGGCAACGAATGCTTTGGCGATACCCGCCCCTTTGACATACGGGTACATGAGGAACACGGGTTGGTTTTTAatcagtaagagtctgacagtcCCCTTCGCCATTCCCCGAGGGCGACGGGGCTCCATGAGGATTTTCCAAcccgaaaccaaaaaaaaaaaaaaaatatgagaaagCATGTTAAAAAGAGGGGAAAtctctcatcattccatggattcaccgtgcagATGgagggtccatcgcgttgcagggagaggagtttCAACAATGACTGgcacttgcgacccaggtgtaggtttaaggaccCCTATCTATCACGCGTAAAcgctccaccgtccaagctcctctctctacctaaccaaattttaaagaaaccaACTAGGGCTGCGTTCGTAGTACGTTTCTAGAATGAATGGCTATcggttctggacaggcccaagtctttcaGCAGGTTGTAAAGAGATTTTGCTATTATAACTCTCGCTCCCATTTCTAATTTTCTAACccgtacaaatttacgactAAACTTTTCATAGAGAgttcgtttattatttatttatatataatgaaaaaacacACACATGATTAATAAATGCTACTTCGATGAACCTAACATTCTTACTGTAGTCGGTGAACTGAGAATTCATATTACTTTCTATAACAGAaactcaataatataattcaaggaACGTGTTTTGTGCAAATCACTCAAATGCTAAAATGTGATTAAAGTTAACATTTGtactaattaatttctttaagatATTGCTACAGATAACTTAGAAACAGTGATAAGAGTTTTTCAAGAAAACTCATGGAGGTTTTACGTTtagaattcaataaaaacgaacaatacaatatataaattaattatatttttatgagaagtAAACAATAAAGTAAATCGTCAAATTTACACTGAAgtgaatttaatgttttttcgtCTTGATATGTTTTGCAGGAAagcaatttttcatataattttaaatgaggcAAACATATTCCATTGAGATGTTTCTTTAGACGTTTGTCTAAATAGGATCTTAACATTTTGAAGAGGAATGCTTGTCTCTGCAAACGACGACccttaacatatttatgtttaattgataaaacTAACTGAGATTATTCTGGTATTAGTAAGTAACGtagcacgttccaagaactgaataatatatatatatatatatatatatatatatatatatatatatatatatatattagccACGTCTAAAAATAAgacagtattatttaatatttaggaattaCGAAGTATGgaacaaatataacattagacGATATACATGGTGTGGCTTTGTAGGAAGAAATGACCATTATGTAACGACGATACAAGATACCGAGTGTTAAGAAAATTACACAACAAATATCCCATTATTTTACCGTGATTTATGTTCTAGATTTGCCCTAATCATGATCTGGTCTGAAGGCTTCTAAGTTGTCAAtgctttaaaacatattacgaCTAGAAATTTGCAAAGCCAATATACGGTAACAGATACGGATAATTTGGAGACTTTTGAGTGTTATTTCCAATCTTAATCAAGAATTGATGGACACCTATTTATATgaactataataaaagtaacgtataaattagtttttattaaatattacatgttTTTGATGTTGATCGATGGATCAAATAGATTACATCGTAGTACAAAAAAAGCGTCAGCATAATAATAACCTAaagaattatacatattacatatgtatatataaaaagagttcaaatagtaaaaattaagctaatattttcggatttactacgcgattttaattattttaactacatacttAGGTACGGGTGTCGaggtcacggttgctgcaaagtaaccgaaacgtcgggagtatgtagttttaaaaataataaataatccgaaaaaatattagttttatttcaatgaatactcgctaAAGTCTTATAGTAGTATtagtagtaattattttatttaattccagCTATTGAAGCTAAAAGATAGTTGTGTTAACCGACAGTTCAAAATGTCATCAAGACTCAAGTGCCATTGTTTTAATTGAGTCATCATTAGTGAGTAGTGCCCAGATAGTGATAAGATATTGTTGTCTGAGAATTTCGAAGCATATATTGGAATAGCGTTAATGACAGAAGCTGAAGGTGTATTTGTTCCCAGGATCGATGTCAGCCTAAAAtctcaacaaaatttttgattgtAATATTTGACGGAAATAATAAGAATCACATGTACtaagaaatgattttaaattcaatttagaTTAAATAAGAGCAGACACTAAGCTATCCATTAAATTCACCCGCAAACCGGCCATTACGAGTCCTTTTTGAATTGATTCCACCGATTCTATTCAGACACCGGTAGcctaattattgaaattaattggaACAATGTCATTGACATTGCAGGTTCAAATCCTTCGCcagtattttactttttttatttaaaatttaataattttaatgaaactaatattttcggattactacgcgtattttattgtttttaaaaactacatactcccgacgtttcggttactttgcagcaaccgtgttcACGGGCAGACAAGATGTCAACCTCCAATAAAACAtgcgtagtataatccgaatATAAGGTTTCGTGCAaacgaatactcgcgaaagtcttagttctcataaattttctaatttacaatattaattttcgaaTAATATCTAACCATGTAATGACACTGACAGATGGACCtaggtaattaattttaacattttgttattactgagaaaatgaaaacaaaaaaatatgatagaatttatttcttaacacATTACGGAGTCTTGTAGATAATTACCcgatctatattttatatcaattcatatttattattattctaacacTATATTTGGTTGCAAACCTTTACACGATAATATCCCAAAgacaaattacttttaaatgtcattattgGTTTAAAGATATgtgattttctttttatagatatatttaaaaatcataatctgACCAGCAGACATAATTTTTCTGCGTATCAGTAATACAGCAAGAGcccttttcattttaaaatacaagtacctataataattttattgaaagttggacaaatacattttagaCAAATTTCGTAAGAAAAGGGTAAT from Danaus plexippus chromosome 27, MEX_DaPlex, whole genome shotgun sequence includes these protein-coding regions:
- the LOC116775759 gene encoding lactoylglutathione lyase; the protein is MASEGFSPQEIEALCQTPSPNTKDFMFQQTMYRIKDPRKSLPFYTGVLGMTLLKQLHFPEMKFSLFFMGYENPNEIPKDEKERSQWAMSRKATLELTYNWGTENDNTVYHNGNSDPRGFGHIGILVPDVDEACERFEQQGVKFVKRPQDGKMKGLAFIQDPDGYWIEIFTNKVVS